The genomic segment TTTAGTGATTTATTAAACCATGTTTCAAAATCAGCTTGGGTATCCCCCTCTGATATTCCAAAAGGGTCTATTTTCAACTCATCTTGGCTATTGTTATGTTCAGCAAAAACTGGAGACGTGAACATAAACATCATGAACAATGCAAACAACATTAATATTGTAATTGGTTTCTTTAGAGATACAGACATTCATTCTTTCCTCCCTAACATTTTTTTAATAGAAGAAGGGTCCGTTTTACCAACTTCAAGGGGAAACGGACCCTTTTTGACGCTCCGCAGGGCAAGCCAACAGGTTTTCTTGGCTAAAAATTTATAATTAGACCGCTTTGACCGTGAATTTCATCGCTGTGCGTTCGTCTTCGTCAATTTTGATGTCTACAAATCCCGGCGTGCAAATCAGGTCAACGCCGCTGGGGGCAATAAACCCACGAGCAATCGCCACTGCTTTGACTGCTTGATTAACTGCTCCAGCTCCAATGGCCTGAATTTCAGCGACTTTGCATTCCTTGATTACACCAACAATGGCACCAGCAACAGATTTAGGGTTAGATTTTGCAGAGACTTTCAGATTTTCCATGGTTTACTTCATCCTTTCATATTTTGATTTTTGTTTGATTATCAGCGACCGAACAACAGGACAGCATTAGGACAGCATTCCTGGTTAACTCATGAAATCACCACCTTAAAATAATCTTTCCAAGAAATCCTGCCAATTGAATGCAAAAAATACACCCATACCCATCAGAAGCAATGCTTCGATGAACACGGGCGGTATTCCCAGTGATATCACAGTCCTTTTTCGATACGGATAAAATAAAAAGACACCCCCTGTCAAAATATCAAGGACCAGGTGAGAAACATACCCGATAATAAACGGCATAAAC from the Microaerobacter geothermalis genome contains:
- a CDS encoding stage V sporulation protein S, whose product is MENLKVSAKSNPKSVAGAIVGVIKECKVAEIQAIGAGAVNQAVKAVAIARGFIAPSGVDLICTPGFVDIKIDEDERTAMKFTVKAV